A genomic window from Qipengyuania oceanensis includes:
- the lptB gene encoding LPS export ABC transporter ATP-binding protein — protein MDEAQLEEGAAPPIPQGGLEVISIAKSYDKRAVLTDISLTVGKGEVLGLLGPNGAGKTTCFYSIMGLVRPDAGRILMDGEDVTKLPMYRRAILGLGYLPQETSIFRGMTVEQNIACVLEMVEPDAETRSAELERLLDEFGLTRLRTSPAMALSGGERRRCEIARALAAKPSIMLLDEPFAGIDPLSISDIRDLVKDLKTRGIGVLITDHNVRETLEIVDRACIIYGGEVLFAGTPEALVADENVRRLYLGESFSL, from the coding sequence ATGGACGAAGCGCAGCTGGAAGAAGGCGCCGCGCCGCCGATTCCGCAAGGCGGCCTGGAAGTCATCTCGATCGCGAAGAGCTACGACAAGCGGGCGGTGCTGACCGACATCTCGCTGACCGTCGGCAAGGGCGAGGTGCTCGGCCTCCTCGGCCCCAACGGCGCGGGCAAGACCACCTGTTTCTATTCGATCATGGGCCTCGTGAGGCCCGATGCCGGTCGCATCCTGATGGACGGCGAGGACGTGACCAAGCTGCCGATGTATCGCCGCGCGATCCTGGGCCTCGGCTACCTGCCGCAGGAAACCAGCATCTTCCGCGGCATGACCGTCGAGCAGAACATCGCCTGCGTCCTCGAGATGGTCGAACCCGACGCAGAGACGCGTTCCGCCGAACTCGAACGCCTGCTCGACGAATTCGGCCTCACCCGTTTGCGCACCAGCCCGGCGATGGCGCTTTCGGGCGGTGAACGGCGCCGCTGCGAAATCGCCCGGGCGCTGGCGGCCAAGCCTTCTATCATGCTGCTCGACGAACCCTTCGCGGGGATCGACCCGCTTTCGATCAGCGACATCCGCGACCTGGTTAAGGACTTGAAGACGCGCGGCATCGGCGTGCTCATTACCGATCACAACGTGCGCGAAACGCTCGAAATCGTCGATCGCGCCTGCATCATCTACGGCGGCGAAGTGCTGTTCGCAGGGACGCCGGAAGCGCTGGTCGCCGACGAGAATGTCCGCCGCCTGTACCTGGGCGAAAGCTTCAGCCTGTGA
- the rpoN gene encoding RNA polymerase factor sigma-54 → MALGPRLDLRQTQSLVMTPQLQQAIRLLAASNLEIESFIAEALDDNPLLEMGEVSREAGEGDVSPAEEHDSGPGDGDQALDIDPAALDRDRETGDGEWGSAASLGGSGDDLPGIDEHGGDEPTLAEHLLDQVGAVAGDAREEFVARFLIGLLDEAGYLTADLRSVAAELGIALAEAERALEVVQSLDPTGVGARTLGECLALQAKEADRYDPCMARLIDNLDLVARGELSRLKRMCDVDDEDFAEMLAELRSYDPKPGCRHGGATERAVVPDVLLAPGKDQGWDIRLNEETLPRLVVNREYAVELRDGSSDKATRSWLREKLADANWLIKALDQRQKTILKVAAQIVKKQEGFFRSGVSELRPLTLREVADEIDMHESTVSRVTSNKYLHCARGTFELKYFFTSGVGSADGEGASSEAVKARIRALCDAEDPRKILSDDKLVELLKQEGFDIARRTVAKYREAMGIGSSVQRRRQKKLAGL, encoded by the coding sequence ATGGCGCTGGGTCCTCGGTTAGACCTCCGGCAAACCCAGTCGCTGGTAATGACGCCGCAGTTGCAGCAGGCGATCCGCCTGCTCGCGGCCTCCAATCTCGAGATTGAGAGCTTCATCGCCGAGGCGCTCGACGACAATCCGCTGCTCGAGATGGGCGAGGTCAGCCGCGAAGCCGGCGAGGGCGACGTTTCCCCAGCCGAGGAACACGACTCGGGTCCGGGCGACGGCGACCAGGCACTCGACATCGACCCCGCAGCGCTCGACCGCGACCGGGAGACGGGCGACGGCGAATGGGGTTCGGCCGCCAGCCTCGGCGGATCGGGCGACGACCTGCCCGGCATCGACGAGCATGGCGGCGACGAGCCGACGCTGGCCGAACACCTGCTCGACCAGGTCGGCGCTGTAGCGGGCGACGCGCGCGAAGAATTCGTCGCGCGCTTCCTGATCGGCCTGCTCGACGAAGCCGGCTATCTCACCGCCGACCTGCGCAGCGTCGCGGCCGAGCTGGGGATCGCGCTGGCGGAAGCGGAACGCGCGCTCGAGGTCGTCCAGTCGCTCGACCCGACCGGCGTCGGCGCGCGGACGCTCGGCGAATGCCTGGCGCTGCAGGCAAAGGAGGCCGACCGCTACGACCCGTGCATGGCGCGGCTGATCGACAATCTCGACCTCGTCGCGCGCGGCGAACTCTCGCGCCTCAAGCGCATGTGCGATGTCGACGACGAGGATTTCGCCGAGATGCTCGCCGAATTGCGCAGCTACGATCCCAAGCCCGGCTGTCGCCACGGCGGCGCGACCGAGCGCGCTGTGGTGCCCGACGTCCTGCTCGCCCCCGGCAAGGACCAGGGCTGGGACATCCGCCTCAACGAGGAGACCTTGCCCCGGCTCGTCGTCAATCGCGAATACGCCGTCGAACTTCGCGACGGGTCGAGCGACAAGGCCACCCGGAGCTGGTTGCGTGAAAAGCTGGCGGACGCGAACTGGCTGATCAAAGCGCTCGACCAGCGGCAGAAGACGATACTCAAGGTCGCCGCGCAGATCGTGAAGAAGCAGGAAGGGTTCTTCCGGAGCGGGGTGTCGGAACTCAGGCCGCTGACCTTGCGCGAGGTCGCCGACGAGATCGACATGCACGAATCCACGGTCAGCCGGGTGACCAGCAACAAGTACCTGCATTGCGCGCGCGGAACCTTCGAACTGAAGTATTTCTTCACCAGCGGGGTCGGCAGCGCCGACGGCGAAGGCGCCTCGAGCGAGGCGGTGAAAGCGCGCATCAGGGCGCTGTGCGACGCGGAGGATCCCAGGAAGATCCTGAGCGACGACAAGCTGGTCGAACTGCTGAAGCAGGAAGGGTTCGACATCGCCCGGCGCACGGTCGCCAAGTACCGCGAGGCGATGGGCATCGGCAGCTCCGTCCAGCGTCGGCGACAGAAGAAACTGGCCGGACTCTAG